In the genome of Sphaeramia orbicularis chromosome 13, fSphaOr1.1, whole genome shotgun sequence, one region contains:
- the mecom gene encoding histone-lysine N-methyltransferase MECOM isoform X2, with protein MRSKGRARKLATSDGDDDFALYPSDILEDVCGSDGDPNQSLALAEDPASPPLSDDEASPQDPLSFQRSSLFLPQEDMTVPMDFDLRESSVVGGSLGIWSHRRVKVGERFGPYIGEHRPCLTDPTQGWEILDGSGHVKFCVDASKPDIGSWLKHIQFAPAAKQHNLTACQIDDQIFYKVTREIFPGEELLLFMKAEEYSCDTMAPDIHEERQYRCEDCDQHFESRNQLLDHQKQPCGMPPSSFLNPGGDSDLKAQEPQDLRPLNMSHGLHECKECDQVFPDIQSLEAHTLSHSEEREYKCDQCPKAFNWKSNLIRHQMSHDSGKHYECENCSKVEADSNFPVCLCGSFPQQVFTDPSNLQRHIRSQHVGARAHACSDCGKTFATSSGLKQHKHIHSSVKPFMCKSLRPYLCEVCHKSYTQFSNLCRHKRMHADCRTQIKCKDCGQMFSTTSSLNKHRRFCEGKNHFTAGGLFAQGMPLPGAPGLDKSALAMGHSSAGLADYFGASRHHGGLTFPAAPAFPFSFPGLFPSGLYHRPPLIPATTSPVRQPAHTPVAGPGAELLPPSPGAQESRELLKALRKDGASPGNQMPGAEPHTQSSSSSSKQRNKQSDQSESSDLDDVSTPSGSDLESTSGSEMESDMESERGTARENGKVSKRKTSEGGTQSPNLVGSSAAKDFPGPSLIPSSLDEHTAVTGAVNDSIKAIASIAEKYFGSTGLAGLQDKKVGSLPYPSMFPLPFFPAFSPPVYPFQDRDLKPPALKGEPQSPVDDCKKAQGKASSESPFDLTTKRKEEKSAPFVPSKPEASQSISQDQPLDLSLGTRGRGRNAREEDTKKNLGYEEDKTMMEIPKADTSLQHARPTPFFMDPIYRVEKRRMSDPFETLKDKYMRPAPGFLFHPQFRLPDQRTWMSAIENMAEKLETFGSLKPETGDLLRSVPSMFDFRAPPSALPETLLRKGKERYTCRYCGKIFPRSANLTRHLRTHTGEQPYRCKYCDRSFSISSNLQRHIRNIHNKEKPFKCHLCDRCFGQQTNLDRHLKKHENGNLSGTAMSSPQSELDSSSAILDDKEDSYFNEIRNFIGNTGQNQTSPDPSEEGLNGGPFEEEKPLMASRGSRDLEDEEAEDLGADEEEGEEPSSTPGKPEGEVLPGNLSDDVIQDEMDFSESNDLNLNCKSSPARYDEEEQSGYSALDHIRHFSDMRKLEESELSDGDPDEDDGSFGSPSLAEAVKQPLFRKSKSQAYAMMLSLAEKDSLHPASHTPATMWHSLARAAAESSAIQSLSHV; from the exons ATCTTGGACGGGTCAGGCCATGTAAAATTTTGCGTGGATGCCAGCAAGCCAGATATCGGGAGCTGGCTGAAGCACATCCAGTTTGCCCCTGCGGCCAAGCAGCATAACCTGACAGCGTGCCAGATAGATGATCAG ATCTTCTACAAAGTCACCAGAGAGATTTTCCCCGGTGAGGAGCTGCTACTTTTCATGAAGGCTGAAGAGTATTCATGTGACACCATGGCTCCTGATATTCACG AGGAGAGGCAGTACCGCTGTGAGGACTGTGACCAGCACTTTGAATCCCGCAACCAGCTGCTGGACCACCAGAAGCAGCCGTGTGGGATGCCCCCTTCCTCTTTCCTTAACCCAG GAGGAGACAGTGACCTGAAAGCCCAAGAACCTCAAGACCTGAGACCACTTAACATGTCCCATGGTCTTCATGAGTGTAAGGAGTGTGACCAGGTCTTCCCAGACATCCAGAG TCTGGAAGCCCATACTCTGTCCCACTCTGAGGAAAGGGAATATAAGTGTGATCAATGTCCCAAGGCCTTCAACTGGAAATCAAACCTGATACGACATCAGATGTCACATGACAGCGGCAAGCACTACGAATGTGAAAACTGCTCAAAG GTAGAAGCAGATAGTAACTTCCccgtgtgtctgtgtggttccttccCCCAGCAGGTGTTCACAGACCCCAGTAACCTGCAGAGGCACATTCGCTCCCAGCACGTCGGGGCTCGGGCCCACGCCTGCTCCGACTGTGGCAAGACGTTTGCAACGTCTTCAGGCCTCAAGCAGCATAAGCACATCCACAGCAGTGTCAAGCCCTTCATGTGTAAGTCACTAAGACCCTACCTAT GTGAGGTGTGCCACAAGTCCTACACCCAGTTCTCTAACTTGTGCCGTCACAAACGCATGCATGCTGACTGCCGCACACAGATCAAGTGCAAGGACTGTGGGCAGATGTTCAGCACCACCTCCTCTCTCAACAAGCACCGGCGCTTCTGTGAAGGGAAGAACCATTTCACAGCAGGGGGATTGTTTGCCCAGGGTATGCCCCTCCCCGGTGCCCCTGGCTTGGACAAATCAGCCTTGGCGATGGGCCACAGCAGTGCTGGACTGGCTGATTACTTTGGTGCCAGCCGACACCATGGCGGGCTCACCTTCCCTGCTGCCCCGGCATTTCCCTTCAGTTTTCCTGGCCTGTTCCCCTCTGGACTCTACCACCGGCCACCGCTCATTCCCGCCACCACCTCTCCTGTCAGACAACCGGCCCACACACCTGTTGCTGGCCCTGGGGCTGAGCTACTTCCTCCAAGCCCTGGGGCTCAGGAGTCCCGAGAACTCCTTAAGGCTCTTCGTAAAGATGGCGCTTCACCTGGCAACCAGATGCCAGGCGCTGAACCACACACCCAGAGCTCTTCATCTTCCTCAAAACAGCGGAACAAGCAGAGTGACCAGTCAGAGAGCAGTGATCTGGATGATGTGAGCACACCTAGTGGAAGTGATCTAGAGAGCACATCGGGCTCTGAGATGGAGAGCGACATGGAGAGTGAGAGGGGGACTGCTCGGGAAAATGGAAAAGTCTCCAAGCGAAAGACCAGTGAGGGAGGAACCCAGAGTCCCAACCTGGTGGGCAGCAGTGCTGCTAAAGACTTTCCAGGCCCTTCTCTTATCCCTTCCTCGCTGGACGAGCACACCGCCGTAACAGGGGCTGTGAATGACTCTATTAAGGCCATTGCCTCCATTGCAGAAAAGTACTTTGGTTCCACAGGGCTAGCTGGCTTGCAGGACAAGAAGGTCGGGTCTCTGCCCTACCCCTCCATGTTCCCACTGCCTTTCTTCCCAGCTTTCTCTCCTCCAGTTTATCCATTCCAAGACAGAGACCTCAAACCTCCAGCCCTGAAGGGTGAGCCACAGTCTCCAGTAGATGACTGCAAGAAGGCCCAGGGCAAAGCCTCGTCTGAATCACCCTTTGACCTCACAACCAAGCGGAAGGAGGAGAAGTCTGCTCCATTTGTCCCCTCTAAACCAGAGGCCTCCCAGTCTATCAGTCAGGATCAGCCACTAGATCTGAGTCTGGGGACCAGGGGCCGTGGACGGAATGCAAGAGAGGAGGACACAAAGAAGAATTTAGGGTATGAAGAGGATAAGACAATGATGGAGATCCCAAAAGCTGACACATCTTTACAGCATGCCCGGCCCACTCCGTTCTTCATGGACCCCATCTACAG GGTTGAGAAGAGGAGAATGAGCGATCCGTTTGAGACTCTCAAGGACAAATACATGCGACCAGCTCCAGGCTTCCTCTTCCATCCACAG TTTCGTTTGCCAGATCAGAGAACTTGG ATGTCAGCAATTGAAAACATGGCAGAAAAACTGGAAACATTTGGCTCCTTAAAGCCAGAGACTGGTGACCTGCTGCGCTCCGTCCCCTCCATGTTTGACTTCAGAGCCCCACCCTCTGCACTTCCAGAGACGCTGCTGCGCAAGGGCAAGGAGCGTTACACCTGCAG ATATTGTGGGAAAATATTCCCACGTTCTGCCAACCTGACGCGCCACCTCAGGACTCACACAGGAGAGCAACCATACAG GTGTAAATACTGCGACCGCTCCTTCAGTATCTCCTCCAACCTACAACGTCACATTCGCAACATTCATAACAAGGAGAAGCCCTTTAAGTGCCACTTGTGTGACCGTTGTTTCGGGCAGCAGACCAACTTGGACCGTCACCTCAAAAAACACGAGAATGGAAACCTGTCAG GCACTGCAATGTCATCCCCACAGTCTGAACTGGACAGCAGCAGCGCCATACTGGATGACAAAGAAGACTCTTATTTCAATGAAATACGAAATTTCATTGGCAACACAGGACAGAACCAGACATCCCCAGATCCCTCTGAGGAAGG GTTAAATGGTGGTCCGTTTGAGGAAGAGAAGCCTTTAATGGCCAGCCGTGGGTCACGTGACCTAGAAGATGAGGAAGCAGAGGACCTGGGTGCTGATGAAGAAGAGGGTGAAGAGCCCAGCAGCACCCCTGGCAAACCTGAAGGCGAAGTGCTTCCTGGTAACCTCAGTGATGATGTCATACAAGACGAAATGGATTTCAGTGAGTCAAATGACTTGAACCTCAACTGCAAGAGCTCCCCTGCCAG GTATGATGAGGAGGAGCAGAGTGGCTACTCAGCCTTGGACCACATTCGTCATTTTTCGGACATGCGCAAGCTGGAGGAGAGTGAGCTGAGTGACGGAGATCCAGATGAAGACGATGGGTCTTTTGGCTCCCCCTCCCTGGCTGAGGCGGTCAAACAGCCACTGTTTAGGAAATCCAAGTCTCAG GCCTATGCCATGATGCTGTCTCTGGCTGAAAAGGACTCTCTCCACCCAGCCTCACACACCCCCGCCACCATGTGGCACAGTCTGGCACGGGCCGCTGCTGAATCCAGTGCCATCCAGTCCCTTAGCCATGTATGA
- the mecom gene encoding histone-lysine N-methyltransferase MECOM isoform X3 — translation MRSKGRARKLATSDGDDDFALYPSDILEDVCGSDGDPNQSLALAEDPASPPLSDDEASPQDPLSFQRSSLFLPQEDMTVPMDFDLRESSVVGGSLGIWSHRRVKVGERFGPYIGEHRPCLTDPTQGWEILDGSGHVKFCVDASKPDIGSWLKHIQFAPAAKQHNLTACQIDDQIFYKVTREIFPGEELLLFMKAEEYSCDTMAPDIHEERQYRCEDCDQHFESRNQLLDHQKQPCGMPPSSFLNPGGDSDLKAQEPQDLRPLNMSHGLHECKECDQVFPDIQSLEAHTLSHSEEREYKCDQCPKAFNWKSNLIRHQMSHDSGKHYECENCSKVEADSNFPVCLCGSFPQQVFTDPSNLQRHIRSQHVGARAHACSDCGKTFATSSGLKQHKHIHSSVKPFMCEVCHKSYTQFSNLCRHKRMHADCRTQIKCKDCGQMFSTTSSLNKHRRFCEGKNHFTAGGLFAQGMPLPGAPGLDKSALAMGHSSAGLADYFGASRHHGGLTFPAAPAFPFSFPGLFPSGLYHRPPLIPATTSPVRQPAHTPVAGPGAELLPPSPGAQESRELLKALRKDGASPGNQMPGAEPHTQSSSSSSKQRNKQSDQSESSDLDDVSTPSGSDLESTSGSEMESDMESERGTARENGKVSKRKTSEGGTQSPNLVGSSAAKDFPGPSLIPSSLDEHTAVTGAVNDSIKAIASIAEKYFGSTGLAGLQDKKVGSLPYPSMFPLPFFPAFSPPVYPFQDRDLKPPALKGEPQSPVDDCKKAQGKASSESPFDLTTKRKEEKSAPFVPSKPEASQSISQDQPLDLSLGTRGRGRNAREEDTKKNLGYEEDKTMMEIPKADTSLQHARPTPFFMDPIYSRVEKRRMSDPFETLKDKYMRPAPGFLFHPQFRLPDQRTWMSAIENMAEKLETFGSLKPETGDLLRSVPSMFDFRAPPSALPETLLRKGKERYTCRYCGKIFPRSANLTRHLRTHTGEQPYRCKYCDRSFSISSNLQRHIRNIHNKEKPFKCHLCDRCFGQQTNLDRHLKKHENGNLSGTAMSSPQSELDSSSAILDDKEDSYFNEIRNFIGNTGQNQTSPDPSEEGLNGGPFEEEKPLMASRGSRDLEDEEAEDLGADEEEGEEPSSTPGKPEGEVLPGNLSDDVIQDEMDFSESNDLNLNCKSSPARYDEEEQSGYSALDHIRHFSDMRKLEESELSDGDPDEDDGSFGSPSLAEAVKQPLFRKSKSQAYAMMLSLAEKDSLHPASHTPATMWHSLARAAAESSAIQSLSHV, via the exons ATCTTGGACGGGTCAGGCCATGTAAAATTTTGCGTGGATGCCAGCAAGCCAGATATCGGGAGCTGGCTGAAGCACATCCAGTTTGCCCCTGCGGCCAAGCAGCATAACCTGACAGCGTGCCAGATAGATGATCAG ATCTTCTACAAAGTCACCAGAGAGATTTTCCCCGGTGAGGAGCTGCTACTTTTCATGAAGGCTGAAGAGTATTCATGTGACACCATGGCTCCTGATATTCACG AGGAGAGGCAGTACCGCTGTGAGGACTGTGACCAGCACTTTGAATCCCGCAACCAGCTGCTGGACCACCAGAAGCAGCCGTGTGGGATGCCCCCTTCCTCTTTCCTTAACCCAG GAGGAGACAGTGACCTGAAAGCCCAAGAACCTCAAGACCTGAGACCACTTAACATGTCCCATGGTCTTCATGAGTGTAAGGAGTGTGACCAGGTCTTCCCAGACATCCAGAG TCTGGAAGCCCATACTCTGTCCCACTCTGAGGAAAGGGAATATAAGTGTGATCAATGTCCCAAGGCCTTCAACTGGAAATCAAACCTGATACGACATCAGATGTCACATGACAGCGGCAAGCACTACGAATGTGAAAACTGCTCAAAG GTAGAAGCAGATAGTAACTTCCccgtgtgtctgtgtggttccttccCCCAGCAGGTGTTCACAGACCCCAGTAACCTGCAGAGGCACATTCGCTCCCAGCACGTCGGGGCTCGGGCCCACGCCTGCTCCGACTGTGGCAAGACGTTTGCAACGTCTTCAGGCCTCAAGCAGCATAAGCACATCCACAGCAGTGTCAAGCCCTTCATGT GTGAGGTGTGCCACAAGTCCTACACCCAGTTCTCTAACTTGTGCCGTCACAAACGCATGCATGCTGACTGCCGCACACAGATCAAGTGCAAGGACTGTGGGCAGATGTTCAGCACCACCTCCTCTCTCAACAAGCACCGGCGCTTCTGTGAAGGGAAGAACCATTTCACAGCAGGGGGATTGTTTGCCCAGGGTATGCCCCTCCCCGGTGCCCCTGGCTTGGACAAATCAGCCTTGGCGATGGGCCACAGCAGTGCTGGACTGGCTGATTACTTTGGTGCCAGCCGACACCATGGCGGGCTCACCTTCCCTGCTGCCCCGGCATTTCCCTTCAGTTTTCCTGGCCTGTTCCCCTCTGGACTCTACCACCGGCCACCGCTCATTCCCGCCACCACCTCTCCTGTCAGACAACCGGCCCACACACCTGTTGCTGGCCCTGGGGCTGAGCTACTTCCTCCAAGCCCTGGGGCTCAGGAGTCCCGAGAACTCCTTAAGGCTCTTCGTAAAGATGGCGCTTCACCTGGCAACCAGATGCCAGGCGCTGAACCACACACCCAGAGCTCTTCATCTTCCTCAAAACAGCGGAACAAGCAGAGTGACCAGTCAGAGAGCAGTGATCTGGATGATGTGAGCACACCTAGTGGAAGTGATCTAGAGAGCACATCGGGCTCTGAGATGGAGAGCGACATGGAGAGTGAGAGGGGGACTGCTCGGGAAAATGGAAAAGTCTCCAAGCGAAAGACCAGTGAGGGAGGAACCCAGAGTCCCAACCTGGTGGGCAGCAGTGCTGCTAAAGACTTTCCAGGCCCTTCTCTTATCCCTTCCTCGCTGGACGAGCACACCGCCGTAACAGGGGCTGTGAATGACTCTATTAAGGCCATTGCCTCCATTGCAGAAAAGTACTTTGGTTCCACAGGGCTAGCTGGCTTGCAGGACAAGAAGGTCGGGTCTCTGCCCTACCCCTCCATGTTCCCACTGCCTTTCTTCCCAGCTTTCTCTCCTCCAGTTTATCCATTCCAAGACAGAGACCTCAAACCTCCAGCCCTGAAGGGTGAGCCACAGTCTCCAGTAGATGACTGCAAGAAGGCCCAGGGCAAAGCCTCGTCTGAATCACCCTTTGACCTCACAACCAAGCGGAAGGAGGAGAAGTCTGCTCCATTTGTCCCCTCTAAACCAGAGGCCTCCCAGTCTATCAGTCAGGATCAGCCACTAGATCTGAGTCTGGGGACCAGGGGCCGTGGACGGAATGCAAGAGAGGAGGACACAAAGAAGAATTTAGGGTATGAAGAGGATAAGACAATGATGGAGATCCCAAAAGCTGACACATCTTTACAGCATGCCCGGCCCACTCCGTTCTTCATGGACCCCATCTACAG CAGGGTTGAGAAGAGGAGAATGAGCGATCCGTTTGAGACTCTCAAGGACAAATACATGCGACCAGCTCCAGGCTTCCTCTTCCATCCACAG TTTCGTTTGCCAGATCAGAGAACTTGG ATGTCAGCAATTGAAAACATGGCAGAAAAACTGGAAACATTTGGCTCCTTAAAGCCAGAGACTGGTGACCTGCTGCGCTCCGTCCCCTCCATGTTTGACTTCAGAGCCCCACCCTCTGCACTTCCAGAGACGCTGCTGCGCAAGGGCAAGGAGCGTTACACCTGCAG ATATTGTGGGAAAATATTCCCACGTTCTGCCAACCTGACGCGCCACCTCAGGACTCACACAGGAGAGCAACCATACAG GTGTAAATACTGCGACCGCTCCTTCAGTATCTCCTCCAACCTACAACGTCACATTCGCAACATTCATAACAAGGAGAAGCCCTTTAAGTGCCACTTGTGTGACCGTTGTTTCGGGCAGCAGACCAACTTGGACCGTCACCTCAAAAAACACGAGAATGGAAACCTGTCAG GCACTGCAATGTCATCCCCACAGTCTGAACTGGACAGCAGCAGCGCCATACTGGATGACAAAGAAGACTCTTATTTCAATGAAATACGAAATTTCATTGGCAACACAGGACAGAACCAGACATCCCCAGATCCCTCTGAGGAAGG GTTAAATGGTGGTCCGTTTGAGGAAGAGAAGCCTTTAATGGCCAGCCGTGGGTCACGTGACCTAGAAGATGAGGAAGCAGAGGACCTGGGTGCTGATGAAGAAGAGGGTGAAGAGCCCAGCAGCACCCCTGGCAAACCTGAAGGCGAAGTGCTTCCTGGTAACCTCAGTGATGATGTCATACAAGACGAAATGGATTTCAGTGAGTCAAATGACTTGAACCTCAACTGCAAGAGCTCCCCTGCCAG GTATGATGAGGAGGAGCAGAGTGGCTACTCAGCCTTGGACCACATTCGTCATTTTTCGGACATGCGCAAGCTGGAGGAGAGTGAGCTGAGTGACGGAGATCCAGATGAAGACGATGGGTCTTTTGGCTCCCCCTCCCTGGCTGAGGCGGTCAAACAGCCACTGTTTAGGAAATCCAAGTCTCAG GCCTATGCCATGATGCTGTCTCTGGCTGAAAAGGACTCTCTCCACCCAGCCTCACACACCCCCGCCACCATGTGGCACAGTCTGGCACGGGCCGCTGCTGAATCCAGTGCCATCCAGTCCCTTAGCCATGTATGA
- the mecom gene encoding MDS1 and EVI1 complex locus protein EVI1-A isoform X14: MKAEEYSCDTMAPDIHEERQYRCEDCDQHFESRNQLLDHQKQPCGMPPSSFLNPGGDSDLKAQEPQDLRPLNMSHGLHECKECDQVFPDIQSLEAHTLSHSEEREYKCDQCPKAFNWKSNLIRHQMSHDSGKHYECENCSKVEADSNFPVCLCGSFPQQVFTDPSNLQRHIRSQHVGARAHACSDCGKTFATSSGLKQHKHIHSSVKPFMCKSLRPYLCEVCHKSYTQFSNLCRHKRMHADCRTQIKCKDCGQMFSTTSSLNKHRRFCEGKNHFTAGGLFAQGMPLPGAPGLDKSALAMGHSSAGLADYFGASRHHGGLTFPAAPAFPFSFPGLFPSGLYHRPPLIPATTSPVRQPAHTPVAGPGAELLPPSPGAQESRELLKALRKDGASPGNQMPGAEPHTQSSSSSSKQRNKQSDQSESSDLDDVSTPSGSDLESTSGSEMESDMESERGTARENGKVSKRKTSEGGTQSPNLVGSSAAKDFPGPSLIPSSLDEHTAVTGAVNDSIKAIASIAEKYFGSTGLAGLQDKKVGSLPYPSMFPLPFFPAFSPPVYPFQDRDLKPPALKGEPQSPVDDCKKAQGKASSESPFDLTTKRKEEKSAPFVPSKPEASQSISQDQPLDLSLGTRGRGRNAREEDTKKNLGYEEDKTMMEIPKADTSLQHARPTPFFMDPIYSRVEKRRMSDPFETLKDKYMRPAPGFLFHPQFRLPDQRTWMSAIENMAEKLETFGSLKPETGDLLRSVPSMFDFRAPPSALPETLLRKGKERYTCRYCGKIFPRSANLTRHLRTHTGEQPYRCKYCDRSFSISSNLQRHIRNIHNKEKPFKCHLCDRCFGQQTNLDRHLKKHENGNLSGTAMSSPQSELDSSSAILDDKEDSYFNEIRNFIGNTGQNQTSPDPSEEGLNGGPFEEEKPLMASRGSRDLEDEEAEDLGADEEEGEEPSSTPGKPEGEVLPGNLSDDVIQDEMDFSESNDLNLNCKSSPARYDEEEQSGYSALDHIRHFSDMRKLEESELSDGDPDEDDGSFGSPSLAEAVKQPLFRKSKSQAYAMMLSLAEKDSLHPASHTPATMWHSLARAAAESSAIQSLSHV; this comes from the exons ATGAAGGCTGAAGAGTATTCATGTGACACCATGGCTCCTGATATTCACG AGGAGAGGCAGTACCGCTGTGAGGACTGTGACCAGCACTTTGAATCCCGCAACCAGCTGCTGGACCACCAGAAGCAGCCGTGTGGGATGCCCCCTTCCTCTTTCCTTAACCCAG GAGGAGACAGTGACCTGAAAGCCCAAGAACCTCAAGACCTGAGACCACTTAACATGTCCCATGGTCTTCATGAGTGTAAGGAGTGTGACCAGGTCTTCCCAGACATCCAGAG TCTGGAAGCCCATACTCTGTCCCACTCTGAGGAAAGGGAATATAAGTGTGATCAATGTCCCAAGGCCTTCAACTGGAAATCAAACCTGATACGACATCAGATGTCACATGACAGCGGCAAGCACTACGAATGTGAAAACTGCTCAAAG GTAGAAGCAGATAGTAACTTCCccgtgtgtctgtgtggttccttccCCCAGCAGGTGTTCACAGACCCCAGTAACCTGCAGAGGCACATTCGCTCCCAGCACGTCGGGGCTCGGGCCCACGCCTGCTCCGACTGTGGCAAGACGTTTGCAACGTCTTCAGGCCTCAAGCAGCATAAGCACATCCACAGCAGTGTCAAGCCCTTCATGTGTAAGTCACTAAGACCCTACCTAT GTGAGGTGTGCCACAAGTCCTACACCCAGTTCTCTAACTTGTGCCGTCACAAACGCATGCATGCTGACTGCCGCACACAGATCAAGTGCAAGGACTGTGGGCAGATGTTCAGCACCACCTCCTCTCTCAACAAGCACCGGCGCTTCTGTGAAGGGAAGAACCATTTCACAGCAGGGGGATTGTTTGCCCAGGGTATGCCCCTCCCCGGTGCCCCTGGCTTGGACAAATCAGCCTTGGCGATGGGCCACAGCAGTGCTGGACTGGCTGATTACTTTGGTGCCAGCCGACACCATGGCGGGCTCACCTTCCCTGCTGCCCCGGCATTTCCCTTCAGTTTTCCTGGCCTGTTCCCCTCTGGACTCTACCACCGGCCACCGCTCATTCCCGCCACCACCTCTCCTGTCAGACAACCGGCCCACACACCTGTTGCTGGCCCTGGGGCTGAGCTACTTCCTCCAAGCCCTGGGGCTCAGGAGTCCCGAGAACTCCTTAAGGCTCTTCGTAAAGATGGCGCTTCACCTGGCAACCAGATGCCAGGCGCTGAACCACACACCCAGAGCTCTTCATCTTCCTCAAAACAGCGGAACAAGCAGAGTGACCAGTCAGAGAGCAGTGATCTGGATGATGTGAGCACACCTAGTGGAAGTGATCTAGAGAGCACATCGGGCTCTGAGATGGAGAGCGACATGGAGAGTGAGAGGGGGACTGCTCGGGAAAATGGAAAAGTCTCCAAGCGAAAGACCAGTGAGGGAGGAACCCAGAGTCCCAACCTGGTGGGCAGCAGTGCTGCTAAAGACTTTCCAGGCCCTTCTCTTATCCCTTCCTCGCTGGACGAGCACACCGCCGTAACAGGGGCTGTGAATGACTCTATTAAGGCCATTGCCTCCATTGCAGAAAAGTACTTTGGTTCCACAGGGCTAGCTGGCTTGCAGGACAAGAAGGTCGGGTCTCTGCCCTACCCCTCCATGTTCCCACTGCCTTTCTTCCCAGCTTTCTCTCCTCCAGTTTATCCATTCCAAGACAGAGACCTCAAACCTCCAGCCCTGAAGGGTGAGCCACAGTCTCCAGTAGATGACTGCAAGAAGGCCCAGGGCAAAGCCTCGTCTGAATCACCCTTTGACCTCACAACCAAGCGGAAGGAGGAGAAGTCTGCTCCATTTGTCCCCTCTAAACCAGAGGCCTCCCAGTCTATCAGTCAGGATCAGCCACTAGATCTGAGTCTGGGGACCAGGGGCCGTGGACGGAATGCAAGAGAGGAGGACACAAAGAAGAATTTAGGGTATGAAGAGGATAAGACAATGATGGAGATCCCAAAAGCTGACACATCTTTACAGCATGCCCGGCCCACTCCGTTCTTCATGGACCCCATCTACAG CAGGGTTGAGAAGAGGAGAATGAGCGATCCGTTTGAGACTCTCAAGGACAAATACATGCGACCAGCTCCAGGCTTCCTCTTCCATCCACAG TTTCGTTTGCCAGATCAGAGAACTTGG ATGTCAGCAATTGAAAACATGGCAGAAAAACTGGAAACATTTGGCTCCTTAAAGCCAGAGACTGGTGACCTGCTGCGCTCCGTCCCCTCCATGTTTGACTTCAGAGCCCCACCCTCTGCACTTCCAGAGACGCTGCTGCGCAAGGGCAAGGAGCGTTACACCTGCAG ATATTGTGGGAAAATATTCCCACGTTCTGCCAACCTGACGCGCCACCTCAGGACTCACACAGGAGAGCAACCATACAG GTGTAAATACTGCGACCGCTCCTTCAGTATCTCCTCCAACCTACAACGTCACATTCGCAACATTCATAACAAGGAGAAGCCCTTTAAGTGCCACTTGTGTGACCGTTGTTTCGGGCAGCAGACCAACTTGGACCGTCACCTCAAAAAACACGAGAATGGAAACCTGTCAG GCACTGCAATGTCATCCCCACAGTCTGAACTGGACAGCAGCAGCGCCATACTGGATGACAAAGAAGACTCTTATTTCAATGAAATACGAAATTTCATTGGCAACACAGGACAGAACCAGACATCCCCAGATCCCTCTGAGGAAGG GTTAAATGGTGGTCCGTTTGAGGAAGAGAAGCCTTTAATGGCCAGCCGTGGGTCACGTGACCTAGAAGATGAGGAAGCAGAGGACCTGGGTGCTGATGAAGAAGAGGGTGAAGAGCCCAGCAGCACCCCTGGCAAACCTGAAGGCGAAGTGCTTCCTGGTAACCTCAGTGATGATGTCATACAAGACGAAATGGATTTCAGTGAGTCAAATGACTTGAACCTCAACTGCAAGAGCTCCCCTGCCAG GTATGATGAGGAGGAGCAGAGTGGCTACTCAGCCTTGGACCACATTCGTCATTTTTCGGACATGCGCAAGCTGGAGGAGAGTGAGCTGAGTGACGGAGATCCAGATGAAGACGATGGGTCTTTTGGCTCCCCCTCCCTGGCTGAGGCGGTCAAACAGCCACTGTTTAGGAAATCCAAGTCTCAG GCCTATGCCATGATGCTGTCTCTGGCTGAAAAGGACTCTCTCCACCCAGCCTCACACACCCCCGCCACCATGTGGCACAGTCTGGCACGGGCCGCTGCTGAATCCAGTGCCATCCAGTCCCTTAGCCATGTATGA